One Branchiostoma lanceolatum isolate klBraLanc5 chromosome 18, klBraLanc5.hap2, whole genome shotgun sequence DNA window includes the following coding sequences:
- the LOC136424664 gene encoding fibroblast growth factor receptor 4-like, which yields MDCHKPCPNGRFGWKCQQVCECKNNAPCDNVDGSCACVTPWMGRNCDQLQTSRARDEPVLEVLVAVGSLVMLVAIVMAILFKTGILACSTPGTGEEDKILFELKRMEQDLAQSLQPGWLGRWEKKIRHLTPGPLIGEGMFGQVRRAQLRTPEGERAVAAKTVRVEDSQSYRDFYREAAILVTLHHELDNDRKSNIVRLVGLITKSTEKYILLEYAPKGDLLGFLRGIRNKNEEYLLRNLLGYAVHIARALQQLERLRIAHRDVAARNVLITADDVAKLADFGLARDVYATTQYVRTNQPGVDELLPLKWMALESIEIGEYTCESDVWSFGVLLWEIATLGKDPCYDGRTQLSFLQMVGILRQGIRMKRPPECPEDLYRLMRACWRDVPATRPTPEGIERRLLQLRRLLLPPEAIQMETAL from the coding sequence ATGGATTGTCACAAACCGTGTCCAAACGGTCGGTTCGGTTGGAAATGTCAGCAGGTTTGTGAGTGTAAGAACAATGCTCCTTGTGATAACGTGGACGGTAGCTGCGCATGCGTGACGCCATGGATGGGACGGAACTGTGACCAATTGCAGACAAGCAGAGCTAGAGATGAACCGGTGCTCGAAGTCCTAGTTGCAGTAGGCTCCTTAGTCATGCTTGTTGCCATAGTGATGGCCATACTGTTCAAAACAGGAATTCTGGCTTGCTCCACTCCCGGCACAGGCGAGGAAGACAAGATACTTTTCGAACTGAAGAGAATGGAGCAGGATCTAGCGCAGAGCCTACAGCCGGGCTGGCTGGGACGTTGGGAGAAGAAGATTCGCCATCTTACTCCTGGTCCCCTGATAGGAGAAGGGATGTTTGGGCAAGTCAGAAGGGCTCAACTGCGCACACCTGAGGGAGAGCGAGCCGTTGCCGCCAAAACAGTTCGCGTTGAGGACTCCCAGTCCTACCGAGACTTCTACAGAGAAGCAGCCATACTAGTTACTTTGCACCACGAACTGGACAATGATCGCAAGTCCAACATCGTTCGACTTGTTGGGCTCATTACCAAGTCTACGGAGAAGTACATTCTTCTGGAATATGCCCCCAAAGGCGATCTCTTAGGCTTCCTACGGGGTATAAGGAACAagaatgaggaatatctactgaGAAACCTTCTTGGATACGCAGTCCACATTGCACGAGCTCTACAACAGCTGGAACGCTTGAGAATCGCCCATCGTGACGTGGCCGCTCGCAACGTCCTCATCACTGCCGATGACGTGGCCAAGTTGGCTGACTTTGGACTGGCGAGAGACGTCTACGCCACCACTCAGTATGtacgaaccaaccaaccaggcGTTGACGAACTCCTtccgctgaagtggatggcgctggagtccATCGAGATCGGCGAGTACACCTGTGAGAGTGACGTCTGGTCcttcggcgtgctgctgtgggagatcgccacGCTGGGAAAAGACCCGTGCTACGATGGCAGGACTCAGCTGAGCTTTCTTCAGATGGTAGGGATTCTGAGACAAGGAATACGGATGAAGAGGCCGCCGGAATGTCCAGAGGACCTGTACCGACTGATGAGAGCGTGTTGGCGCGACGTTCCTGCTACAAGGCCGACTCCAGAGGGCATAGAAAGGAGACTGCTGCAACTGCGACGTCTACTGCTTCCACCGGAAGCTATTCAGATGGAGACTGCGTTGTAA
- the LOC136423810 gene encoding uncharacterized protein: MKVAVLLMTFLAATQAREDLVHQLTSRAKNHLTARTTKVDAANAEVLEDNTIEDFSDLTEQINEIGLLLTNNDGGRDGSGDDEANFLPDKPGKPIKPSKKPGKGKKPGKGGKKSGKGGKKPELSEDSSDSFISASEDSAPQHDEQPELGPADLEAIPMSLRRYIQALEDRELMRKREEHEKDAATAELRSLLLDLTRKRQH, from the exons ATGAAGGTAGCGGTTCTACTGATGACGTTTCTGGCGGCCACACAGGCGCGGGAGGACCTGGTGCACCAGCTAACATCCAGGGCAAAGAACCATCTGACAG CCCGAACTACAAAGGTCGATGCTGCTAACGCGGAGGTTCTGGAGGACAACACCATCGAAGATTTCTCCGACTTGACGGAGCAGATCAACGAGATCGGCCTGCTGCTGACGAATAACGACGGCGGTAGAGATGGCTCCGGCGACGATGAAGCCAATTTCCTGCCCGACAAACCCGGAAAGCCGATAAAACCTTCCAAGAAACCAGGCAAAGGAAAGAAACCAGGCAAAGGTGGCAAGAAATCAGGCAAGGGTGGCAAGAAGCCAGAGCTCAGCGAGGATTCATCCGATAGTTTCATCTCAGCTTCTGAGGACTCCGCACCCCAACACGACGAGCAGCCAGAGCTGGGCCCGGCGGATCTGGAGGCCATCCCCATGTCCCTTCGCCGGTATATCCAGGCTCTGGAGGACCGCGAGCTGATGCGTAAGCGGGAAGAGCACGAGAAAGATGCCGCAACCGCTGAGCTCCGCAGCCTGCTCCTCGACCTGACCCGCAAGCGTCAGCACTAA
- the LOC136423804 gene encoding alpha-tocopherol transfer protein-like, which translates to MEQTASPPSGYVCNLSAEALKKAREELNEDPTTRLAMVEALRERIQQRPDLCVQDDDHILLRFLRARYFDVEQAFKLLEKYHVWRTHSPKICSNMRPSSVRGLLEAGYHAALPGRDQDGRKVMFYRIGKWDPSQFSAYEVFRLSLISSEKIIQEEDTQVHGIVMIADLTGLSLSHAWQIGPRVAQQIGSITTDAFPIRVKEIHLLNEPMVFNAIFAIIKPFMSEKMRNRIHLHGPKTETLLQYVDRDALPPEYGGTGTPLDEACSQWTETLLASEDEFSAMSYSNLEEVTEKNEVEEDDEVEEASEVEEC; encoded by the exons ATGGAGCAGACGGCATCGCCCCCTAGCGGTTACGTGTGTAACCTCAGCGCAGAGGCTCTGAAGAAGGCGCGAGAAGAACTAAACGAGGATCCAACCACTAGACTGGCTATGGTGGAAGCTCTCAGGGAAAGAATTCAGCAAAGACCCGATCTCTGTGTCCAAGACGATGATCACATCCTTCTCAGGTTCCTTCGAGCGAGATATTTCGACGTCGAACAAGCATTCAAG TTGTTGGAGAAATACCACGTATGGCGAACTCACAGTCCAAAAATCTGCAGTAACATGCGCCCCTCCAGTGTGCGGGGACTACTAGAGGCGGGCTACCATGCCGCGCTGCCGGGTAGAGACCAAGATGGCAGGAAGGTCATGTTTTACAGAATAG GAAAATGGGATCCCTCCCAATTTTCTGCGTACGAGGTTTTTCGATTGAGTCTAATCAGCTCGGAGAAGATCATCCAAGAGGAGGATACTCAG GTTCATGGGATCGTTATGATTGCGGACCTGACCGGACTCTCATTATCCCACGCCTGGCAAATCGGACCGCGAGTCGCCCAACAAATCGGGTCAATAACAACG GATGCCTTTCCCATCCGGGTAAAGGAGATTCACCTACTTAATGAACCAATGGTGTTCAATGCCATCTTCGCCATCATCAAGCCATTCATGTCCGAGAAAATGAGAAACAGG ATACACCTTCATGGACCCAAGACAGAGACGCTTCTGCAGTATGTGGACCGTGATGCTTTGCCTCCGGAGTATGGCGGAACTGGCACCCCATTGGACGAGGCGTGCAGCCAATGGACGGAGACCCTTCTAGCCAGCGAAGACGAATTTTCCGCCATGTCTTATTCTAACCTAGAAGAAGTCACCGAAAAAAATGAAGTAGAGGAAGATGATGAGGTTGAAGAAGCTTCAGAAGTGGAGGAATGCTAG
- the LOC136423796 gene encoding B-cell CLL/lymphoma 6 member B protein-like, whose protein sequence is MAEVITMATDRVSEYPALPTRLQQHLDQQRRAGQFCDVTLSVQDAKFNLHRCVLSAFSPHLTGMLNSAAPQGGAASSNNGGTAQATQLDLPELTREGVTPVVNFMYTSKLVLTRDNIFAVSLAAGYFQIRELIQECQQYFQEMQQGQGQSPQGHSYPGGRINATPGTRALPGQFQTVSGTRMLQEQHQTALGIRMQSLQQHHTAPGTSESSEQHQTTLGTRMLSLQQHTALGTRMPHEQHHTALGTRMSSEQLQTTLGTRGSSGSMDVLSVDSSPGLQSPTSTSQHIYSPETGRNDHLGTTTGHRSTNTNANEDTTTNPANFPPSDFRVESSDEFSSEGNIDQSNSEAVVVKQEPSQNWMDFSEGVTSNQQEMNSYMFSGENPVSDDSDKPFQCMLCPKRVRSKSLLANHIRRHTGERPHACPLCFTKFHEKWSLTKHMRVHTGEKPYKCTQCPATFADASNRNKHRKRMHGTRGLNSSAANSTPEREGYPVNHTEHIGMRANQLFSVPNTDESTDLDTQGTCVE, encoded by the exons ATGGCTGAagtcatcaccatggcaacagatcgTGTGAGCGAGTACCCCGCCCTGCCGACGCGGTTACAACAACACCTGGACCAGCAGAGAAGGGCGGGACAGTTCTGTGATGTCACACTCTCCGTACAGGATGCCAAGTTCAACCTTCACAG ATGTGTGCTGTCTGCTTTCTCCCCTCATCTGACGGGGATGCTGAACTCAGCTGCTCCACAAGGGGGAGCTGCTAGTAGTAACAATGG TGGTACAGCCCAGGCTACCCAGCTTGACCTTCCCGAGCTGACCAGGGAGGGAGTGACCCCTGTCGTCAACTTCATGTACACGTCAAAACTCGTCCTGACCAGGGACAACATCTTTGCCGTTTCATTGGCCGCTGGCTACTTCCAGATTCGCGAGCTGATCCAAGAATGTCAGCAGTACTTCCAGGAGATGcagcaaggtcaaggtcaaagtcCTCAAGGTCATTCTTATCCAGGAGGCAGGATAAATGCTACTCCAGGAACAAGAGCGCTGCCAGGGCAATTTCAAACTGTCTCTGGAACAAGGATGCTACAAGAGCAGCACCAGACAGCCCTGGGAATTAGaatgcaatcactgcagcagcatCACACTGCCCCGGGAACAAGTGAGTCATCAGAGCAGCATCAAACTACCCTGGGGACAAGAATGCTATCACTGCAGCAACATACTGCCCTGGGAACAAGGATGCCTCATGAGCAGCACCACACTGCCCTGGGAACAAGGATGTCATCAGAGCAGCTGCAGACTACCCTGGGAACAAGAGGGTCTTCTGGTAGCATGGACGTGTTGTCTGTGGACTCGTCCCCAGGTCTGCAGTCCCCCACTTCTACATCACAGCATATTTACTCCCCAGAAACTGGTAGGAATGATCATCTAGGAACAACAACAGGTCACAGGTCTACAAACACTAATGCTAATGAAGACACCACAACGAACCCTGCAAACTTTCCTCCTTCTGATTTCAGAGTAGAAAGCAGTGATGAGTTTTCCAGCGAAGGGAACATTGATCAGTCAAACTCAGAGGCAGTTGTTGTGAAGCAAGAACCTTCGCAAAATTGGATGGACTTTTCAGAAGGGGTAACAAGCAACCAGCAGGAAATGAACAGTTACATGTTTAGCGGAGAGAACCCTGTATCAGACGATTCAGACAAACCGTTCCAGTGTATGCTCTGTCCCAAACGTGTCCGTTCAAAGTCGTTACTCGCGAATCACATCCGACGGCACACGGGAGAGCGGCCGCACGCCTGCCCGCTGTGCTTTACCAAGTTCCACGAGAAGTGGTCGCTGACGAAACACATGCGCGTCCACACGGGGGAGAAGCCGTACAAGTGCACGCAGTGTCCCGCTACATTCGCGGACGCCTCCAATCGCAACAAGCACCGGAAACGGATGCACGGCACACGAGGGTTAAACAGTAGCGCTGCAAACAGCACTCCTGAGAGAGAGGGTTATCCTGTAAACCACACTGAACACATTGGCATGCGAGCAAACCAACTGTTCAGTGTGCCTAACACCGATGAAAGTACAGACTTAGACACACAAGGGACTTGCGTAGAATAA
- the LOC136423809 gene encoding E3 ubiquitin-protein ligase RNF217-like gives MTVDKHLAAKKKDWPPEEAMVECSECNMVWCFPCHAPWHEGVNCRLYQKGDKLLKVWAKEECQGQVNAQRCPKCKIYIQRTSGCDHMTCTRCKTEFCYRCGDRFRDIRFMGNHYTKLSVFGCKYLYKAEKPVQRKMIRGAVLGGQLVAAPVLAGLAVGAGSLLVGVGTFILPVYGSYRLIKKYKAVQAQKKRRRFQRQLRSQGVLEIVHPHLERRGSDPYARFLNNQIQPVGRAATIL, from the exons ATGACTGTCGACAAACACCTGGCCGCTAAGAAGAAGGATTGGCCACCAGAGGAGGCTATG GTGGAGTGTAGCGAGTGCAACATGGTGTGGTGCTTCCCCTGCCACGCCCCCTGGCATGAGGGGGTGAACTGCAGGCTGTACCAAAAGGGGGACAAACTGCTGAAAGTTTGGGCCAAGGAGGAGTGTCAGGGTCAGGTCAATGCACAAAGATGTCCCAAATGTAAG ATTTACATCCAGAGGACGTCAGGCTGTGATCACATGACCTGCACGCGGTGTAAGACGGAGTTCTGCTATCGTTGCGGAGACCGATTCCGGGACATTCGCTTCATGGGGAACCACTACACGAAGCTGAGCGTATTCGGCTGCAAGTATCTGTACAAGGCGGAGAAGCCTGTTCAGCGTAAGATGATCCGCGGAGCAGTGCTCG GTGGACAACTTGTCGCCGCGCCGGTGCTGGCAGGTCTAGCGGTGGGTGCTGGGAGCCTATTGGTCGGAGTCGGCACGTTCATACTTCCTGTCTACGGCAGCTACCGTCTCATCAAGAAGTACAAGGCTGTGCAGGCGCAGAAAAAGCGGCGGAGATTTCAGAGACAGCTCCGCAGCCAGGGTGTACTGGAAATCGTGCACCCACATTTGGAACGTCGCGGCAGCGACCCTTACGCCAGATTCCTGAACAACCAGATTCAACCAGTCGGTCGTGCTGCTACCATTTTATAA